One genomic segment of Thermovibrio guaymasensis includes these proteins:
- a CDS encoding Uma2 family endonuclease, whose amino-acid sequence MYREYYTYQDYRNWKGDWELIEGMPFPLPPLSSIKDQVLIFRLIHLLRERIKGFSVFSEVQWVVRTDTVLVPSLLVVEGEVEPPITIPPTVVFELVSPILYRRVESYKFELYRREGIKFYGLIYPPVRKIKIYDFRGQLPRLLFDGTFGEVRIPLSNEYEVTLTVEEVFEEL is encoded by the coding sequence GTGTATAGGGAGTACTATACATATCAAGATTACCGAAACTGGAAAGGGGATTGGGAGTTAATAGAAGGTATGCCCTTTCCCCTTCCTCCTCTTTCATCTATTAAAGATCAAGTTCTAATTTTCAGGTTGATTCACCTATTAAGGGAAAGGATTAAGGGCTTTTCTGTTTTTTCTGAAGTCCAATGGGTTGTGAGGACAGATACGGTTCTTGTCCCTAGTCTTTTAGTTGTTGAGGGGGAGGTTGAACCTCCCATAACTATCCCTCCAACCGTAGTTTTTGAATTAGTTTCTCCCATTCTTTACCGTAGGGTTGAAAGCTATAAGTTCGAGCTTTACAGAAGGGAAGGTATTAAGTTTTATGGTCTTATTTATCCTCCGGTGAGGAAAATTAAAATTTATGACTTTAGAGGTCAACTTCCCCGTCTTCTCTTTGATGGAACTTTTGGAGAAGTTAGAATACCTTTAAGTAACGAATACGAGGTTACCTTAACGGTGGAAGAAGTCTTTGAGGAACTATGA
- a CDS encoding cytochrome C assembly family protein yields the protein MEPKAFIYTSAVLYGVSAFHYLLYLLFRKEKLAVVGLYSARFGFLTNLFGLLLEVFNGGTVTLFTPKGAFLIFSLTLVSVFLYFSTKHKLSLSGAFLMPWATLFSILSCVSSGAPKTELPVGIVGVVHIVSAFFGYSAFMFSAILSVIYLIFERHLKRKKFSIFFFKLPSLTKLESIIYTSITVGFVFITISMFVGAVWSEELFGTYWSWHPKQVATLISWFTYAGIIHLYLYGNWKGKRICYLSILGFSIILLNFLGVNLLSKKDVHSFKG from the coding sequence ATGGAACCGAAAGCTTTTATCTACACTTCAGCGGTCCTCTATGGAGTATCTGCTTTTCACTACCTCCTCTATCTTCTATTTAGGAAGGAGAAACTTGCAGTTGTCGGCCTCTATTCTGCCCGTTTTGGTTTCCTTACAAACCTCTTTGGTCTCCTCTTAGAAGTTTTTAATGGAGGAACTGTAACTCTTTTTACTCCTAAAGGAGCCTTCCTAATCTTTTCACTTACCCTAGTTAGCGTTTTCCTCTATTTCTCAACTAAGCATAAGCTCTCGCTTTCAGGTGCATTTTTGATGCCCTGGGCCACTCTCTTTTCAATTCTCTCTTGCGTCTCCTCTGGAGCTCCAAAGACAGAACTTCCAGTAGGTATAGTAGGAGTTGTTCACATAGTCTCAGCCTTTTTCGGCTACAGTGCTTTTATGTTTTCGGCCATTCTCTCTGTTATATATCTAATCTTTGAGAGGCACTTAAAGAGGAAGAAGTTCTCTATTTTCTTCTTTAAGCTTCCTTCTTTAACAAAACTTGAAAGTATTATCTACACCTCAATAACCGTCGGGTTTGTATTTATAACTATTTCCATGTTCGTTGGAGCCGTTTGGAGTGAGGAGCTCTTTGGAACTTACTGGAGCTGGCACCCTAAACAGGTTGCAACTCTCATTTCCTGGTTTACTTACGCCGGAATAATCCACCTTTACCTCTATGGAAACTGGAAGGGAAAAAGAATTTGTTATTTAAGCATTTTAGGATTTTCTATAATACTTCTAAACTTTCTGGGGGTGAATCTCCTTTCAAAGAAGGACGTTCACTCTTTTAAGGGGTAG
- the gltX gene encoding glutamate--tRNA ligase yields the protein MSVRVRFAPSPTGFMHVGNARTALFNYLFARHHGGKFVLRIEDTDVERHNEEAVKVIYEALRWMGLNWDEGPDVGGPYSPYRQSERLDIYREFIDKLKEKGLVYECFCTQEELDRMRKEQLERGEPPRYTGKCRNLTEEEKERLRAEGRKPVLRFKVPEDRVVKFNDLIKGEIEISSRQLGGDFVIVRSNGMPVYNFVVVVDDALMKITHVIRGEDHISNTPKQILLYEALGFEPPQFAHLPMILGPDRSKLSKRHGSTSVREFREKGYLPEAFVNFLALLGWYPKDGKEILSMDELIEKFDIKEVNSAPAVFDTTKLNWMNQVYIRNYPIDKLTDLIIPYLEKAGFDLSQFDREWLEKVVEVTREYFTVLSDAPTYMEVFLKDDFEVEPQAKEFISEDPNRLKVIELFLEKLENLEGELSSDSFKRLVKEVGKELGVKGKNLFMPIRIGLTGRMSGVELPVLVELLGKERVLRRLKNSLSKIK from the coding sequence ATGAGCGTTAGGGTAAGGTTTGCTCCGAGTCCAACCGGCTTTATGCACGTGGGAAACGCAAGGACGGCCCTCTTCAACTACCTTTTTGCAAGACACCACGGTGGTAAGTTCGTTCTGAGAATAGAGGATACAGATGTTGAGCGCCACAACGAAGAGGCAGTTAAAGTTATCTACGAAGCCTTAAGGTGGATGGGCCTTAACTGGGATGAAGGCCCAGACGTTGGAGGTCCTTACAGTCCTTACAGGCAGTCTGAGAGGCTGGATATTTACAGGGAGTTTATTGATAAGTTAAAGGAAAAAGGTTTGGTCTATGAGTGTTTCTGTACCCAGGAAGAGCTTGATAGGATGAGGAAGGAACAGCTTGAAAGGGGAGAACCTCCAAGGTATACGGGAAAGTGCAGGAACTTAACCGAAGAGGAGAAAGAGAGGTTAAGGGCTGAGGGGAGGAAGCCGGTCTTAAGGTTTAAGGTCCCTGAGGATAGGGTTGTTAAGTTTAACGACCTCATTAAGGGAGAAATTGAGATAAGCAGCCGTCAACTTGGAGGAGACTTTGTAATAGTTCGCTCAAACGGAATGCCAGTTTACAACTTCGTTGTTGTCGTTGACGATGCCCTCATGAAGATAACCCACGTTATAAGGGGGGAAGACCACATATCAAATACTCCAAAGCAAATTCTCCTTTACGAGGCTTTAGGTTTTGAGCCTCCTCAGTTTGCCCACCTTCCTATGATTTTAGGTCCAGATAGGAGTAAACTCTCTAAACGCCACGGCTCAACTTCCGTTAGAGAGTTTAGGGAAAAGGGTTACCTTCCAGAGGCTTTTGTTAACTTCCTTGCGCTCCTTGGCTGGTACCCTAAAGATGGGAAAGAGATTCTCTCTATGGATGAGTTAATAGAGAAGTTTGACATAAAAGAAGTTAACAGCGCTCCGGCCGTCTTTGATACTACAAAGCTTAACTGGATGAATCAGGTTTACATAAGGAACTACCCTATAGATAAGTTAACGGACTTAATTATTCCTTACCTTGAAAAGGCAGGGTTTGACCTTTCCCAATTTGACAGGGAGTGGCTTGAAAAGGTTGTTGAGGTAACGAGAGAGTACTTTACAGTTCTATCTGATGCTCCTACTTATATGGAGGTTTTCTTAAAGGACGACTTTGAGGTTGAACCTCAAGCCAAGGAGTTTATCTCTGAAGATCCTAATAGGCTGAAAGTTATAGAGCTCTTCCTTGAGAAGTTGGAAAACTTAGAAGGGGAGCTGAGCTCCGATTCCTTTAAAAGGCTCGTTAAGGAAGTTGGGAAAGAGCTTGGAGTTAAAGGTAAGAACCTCTTTATGCCCATAAGGATTGGTTTAACTGGAAGGATGAGTGGTGTAGAGCTCCCAGTTTTAGTAGAACTCCTTGGAAAGGAAAGGGTTTTGAGGAGACTCAAGAATAGCCTTTCAAAAATAAAGTAA
- a CDS encoding EscU/YscU/HrcU family type III secretion system export apparatus switch protein — MEKKKAAALKYERGKGAPQVVAKGQGKIADKIVELARKNGVPILEDRELVELLVKVDVGKEIPPQLYKAVAKILAYVYKVTGRLPKSP; from the coding sequence ATGGAGAAGAAAAAAGCAGCAGCTTTAAAGTACGAAAGGGGGAAGGGAGCTCCACAAGTAGTTGCAAAGGGCCAGGGGAAAATCGCGGATAAAATAGTAGAACTGGCTAGGAAGAACGGAGTTCCTATTTTGGAAGATAGGGAACTGGTTGAACTTTTGGTAAAAGTTGACGTAGGAAAGGAGATCCCGCCTCAGCTCTACAAGGCGGTGGCAAAGATACTGGCTTACGTTTACAAAGTTACAGGTCGTCTCCCAAAATCTCCCTAA
- the hemC gene encoding hydroxymethylbilane synthase produces MKIRIGTRKSKLALWQSEWVKAQIEKKFPDVEVDLVKITTKGDKILDVPLAKIGDKGLFTKEIEEAMLRGEVDIAVHSLKDVPSKLPEGLKLIAYSDREDPRDAFLSNGKFTLETLPQGAVVGTSSLRRKAQLRILRPDVQIKDLRGNVDTRIRKLKEGEYDAIILAAAGVKRLGWEEEIDEVLSPDKFIPSVSQGILGIEAREGDEEIERIVREAINSYESEVAATLERAFLRTLEGGCQVPMGCYAIVNEDRVHVRAFISDLEGKFFHREEGVFSFKDLKDADRIGVSIAERLLSAGGREILEELLKCQ; encoded by the coding sequence ATGAAAATAAGAATCGGAACTAGAAAGAGTAAACTAGCCCTTTGGCAGTCTGAGTGGGTTAAGGCCCAGATAGAGAAGAAGTTTCCCGACGTTGAAGTTGATCTGGTAAAGATAACCACCAAGGGAGACAAGATTTTAGACGTTCCACTTGCAAAAATCGGAGATAAGGGCCTCTTTACTAAAGAGATTGAAGAGGCAATGCTAAGGGGAGAAGTTGATATAGCAGTTCACAGCTTAAAGGACGTTCCGAGTAAACTTCCCGAAGGTTTGAAGTTGATAGCCTATTCGGACAGGGAAGACCCGAGGGATGCATTCCTCTCAAACGGTAAGTTTACCCTTGAAACTCTCCCTCAAGGGGCAGTGGTTGGGACGAGCTCCTTAAGGAGAAAGGCCCAGCTTAGGATTTTAAGGCCCGACGTTCAGATAAAGGACTTAAGGGGAAACGTTGACACAAGGATAAGGAAGTTAAAAGAGGGAGAGTACGACGCCATTATCCTAGCCGCAGCCGGTGTTAAGAGGCTCGGATGGGAAGAGGAGATAGATGAGGTCCTCTCCCCGGATAAGTTTATTCCCTCTGTTTCTCAAGGAATTTTGGGTATAGAGGCTAGGGAAGGAGATGAGGAGATAGAGAGGATTGTGAGGGAGGCCATAAACTCCTACGAGAGTGAAGTTGCAGCTACACTTGAGAGGGCCTTTTTAAGGACTTTGGAAGGTGGATGTCAGGTTCCTATGGGGTGTTATGCCATTGTTAACGAAGATAGGGTTCACGTTAGGGCTTTCATTTCAGACCTTGAGGGTAAGTTCTTCCACAGGGAAGAGGGAGTTTTTAGTTTTAAAGACTTGAAAGACGCAGATAGAATTGGAGTCTCAATAGCCGAAAGGTTATTGAGTGCAGGCGGAAGGGAAATTCTGGAAGAGCTCCTAAAATGCCAGTAA
- a CDS encoding uroporphyrinogen-III synthase, with the protein MPVRFFISKELSQEQEERLKEAGVDFLGLSLIKTVPVEFDVSEVLSFRPEYAIFSSRNGVKFFFSRVKPENFRSVKFISVGSSTAAELSKLGFNPVIPDNFSAEGLVELLKGGNLKGRSFLIVRPKKARTLLKDFLLSKGANVLEVVTYQTLPNLEVKDKVLGFFSEKVDYVAFTSPSNFKAFLKVLPRGKEVLSSVKIIPIGHVTEKAIKKEGLSPLPPPSEYTVNGIIEKLLSLEKNSQIS; encoded by the coding sequence ATGCCAGTAAGGTTTTTTATCTCAAAGGAGCTTTCACAGGAGCAGGAAGAGAGGTTAAAGGAGGCTGGGGTAGATTTCCTCGGCCTTTCCCTTATAAAGACGGTTCCGGTTGAATTTGACGTTTCTGAAGTTCTCTCCTTTAGGCCTGAGTACGCTATCTTTTCCAGCAGGAACGGCGTAAAGTTCTTCTTTAGTAGGGTTAAACCTGAAAATTTTAGAAGTGTGAAGTTTATCTCAGTTGGCTCTTCAACGGCGGCAGAGCTCTCAAAACTTGGCTTTAATCCGGTGATTCCAGACAACTTTAGTGCAGAGGGTTTGGTTGAACTTTTAAAAGGTGGGAATCTAAAGGGGAGGAGCTTTTTAATCGTTAGACCTAAGAAGGCAAGAACCCTTTTAAAGGATTTCTTATTAAGTAAAGGGGCTAACGTTTTAGAGGTTGTAACCTACCAGACCCTTCCAAACTTGGAAGTAAAGGATAAAGTTTTAGGCTTTTTCTCTGAAAAAGTTGACTACGTTGCCTTTACCAGCCCTTCAAACTTTAAGGCGTTTCTTAAGGTTCTTCCTAGAGGTAAGGAAGTTTTAAGTTCTGTTAAAATAATACCGATCGGCCACGTGACGGAGAAGGCAATTAAAAAGGAGGGACTTTCTCCTTTGCCGCCTCCTAGTGAGTATACCGTTAACGGGATTATTGAGAAGCTCCTTTCACTTGAAAAAAATTCTCAAATCTCCTAA
- the aroD gene encoding type I 3-dehydroquinate dehydratase has protein sequence MQIGTVELGNRPAVILVPNWNNLEKELERARDLRIDLVEARVDLMERENIKENLDLIADYGFYSVLTIRPTWEGGSYKSSEGERLALFEELIPHPAVGCVDVELRAEILPDVREIVRSEGKKLIVSYHDFRRTPDREEIEGVFNGAVSKGADIVKLAFMGNSRSDAARVCSVMADFSHPKIFMVMGEYGKFTRVVGFSFGSLLTYTFFGEPVAPGQIEAETLIELLIQFYPEYRREREKFLKGALL, from the coding sequence GTGCAGATTGGGACTGTAGAGCTTGGAAATAGGCCTGCTGTTATCCTCGTTCCTAACTGGAATAACCTAGAGAAGGAGCTTGAGAGAGCAAGGGATTTGAGAATTGACTTAGTTGAGGCAAGGGTTGACTTAATGGAGAGGGAAAATATAAAGGAAAACCTTGACCTTATAGCCGATTACGGGTTCTACTCTGTTTTAACCATTAGACCTACTTGGGAGGGAGGAAGTTATAAAAGTTCTGAAGGGGAGAGGTTGGCGCTTTTTGAAGAACTTATTCCTCACCCAGCTGTAGGTTGTGTTGACGTTGAGTTAAGGGCAGAGATACTACCTGATGTAAGGGAAATTGTTAGAAGTGAAGGGAAGAAGCTTATAGTTTCCTACCACGACTTTAGGAGGACTCCTGATAGGGAGGAAATAGAAGGGGTTTTTAACGGGGCAGTTAGTAAGGGAGCCGATATTGTAAAGCTTGCCTTTATGGGGAACAGCCGTAGTGATGCTGCAAGAGTTTGTTCGGTAATGGCTGACTTTTCCCACCCAAAAATCTTCATGGTAATGGGTGAGTACGGCAAATTTACAAGGGTTGTTGGCTTTTCCTTCGGATCCCTTTTAACCTACACTTTCTTTGGAGAACCGGTTGCTCCCGGTCAGATTGAGGCTGAGACTTTGATAGAGCTCCTTATCCAGTTCTATCCTGAGTACAGGAGAGAGAGGGAGAAGTTTTTAAAGGGAGCTCTCCTTTAG
- a CDS encoding DUF190 domain-containing protein encodes MRGLVGKRKLLRIFISLEDKFKGKPLWEYILELVKKEGLAGATVFKAAAGIGAHSELKTFSVWRLSQDLPVVIEIIDREEKVRELLKVLDEVIEEGLVVLEDVEVITYRHRGK; translated from the coding sequence ATGAGGGGACTCGTTGGTAAGAGGAAACTCCTAAGGATCTTTATAAGCCTTGAGGATAAGTTTAAGGGAAAACCCCTTTGGGAGTATATACTTGAACTTGTAAAAAAGGAAGGTCTTGCAGGTGCTACAGTCTTTAAAGCCGCTGCAGGTATAGGGGCCCACTCTGAGCTTAAAACTTTTAGTGTCTGGAGATTGTCTCAGGACCTTCCAGTCGTTATAGAGATAATAGATAGGGAAGAAAAGGTGAGGGAGCTCTTAAAAGTTCTTGACGAAGTTATAGAAGAGGGTCTGGTTGTTCTTGAGGATGTTGAGGTTATAACCTACAGGCACAGGGGGAAGTAG
- a CDS encoding bacterio-opsin activator yields the protein MVIEVKPQEVDYDALALRVFLKALELIGGPRKLFEYRNLTWVPSLMEAAYAVVLKNEAFKTEDEIAEFIGITKQTVRNMLSADPELVMMKLQGELEGKEVKVHTAGGLAKLAYEEVKKGNDYIAFVASVCEDYVKKHMETAETCPDIGLVWPVYVLKAIKGMDFPVDESKKEELKKRLENVKVKDVPATELIERIEFPIKSPADLLHKLAEAVKSRG from the coding sequence ATGGTTATTGAGGTAAAGCCACAGGAAGTTGACTACGATGCACTTGCTTTAAGGGTTTTCTTAAAGGCCCTAGAGCTTATAGGAGGTCCTAGGAAGCTCTTTGAGTACAGGAACTTAACTTGGGTTCCGAGCCTCATGGAAGCTGCTTATGCCGTTGTTCTTAAAAATGAGGCATTTAAGACAGAAGACGAGATTGCTGAGTTTATAGGAATTACAAAGCAGACAGTAAGGAACATGTTATCGGCAGATCCAGAGCTTGTTATGATGAAGCTCCAAGGGGAACTTGAGGGGAAAGAGGTCAAAGTTCATACTGCCGGCGGTTTGGCAAAGCTTGCATACGAAGAAGTTAAGAAGGGTAACGACTACATTGCCTTTGTTGCTTCCGTCTGTGAAGACTATGTTAAAAAGCATATGGAAACTGCTGAAACCTGTCCCGATATAGGTTTAGTATGGCCCGTTTACGTTCTTAAGGCAATTAAGGGAATGGACTTTCCAGTTGACGAGAGTAAGAAAGAGGAACTTAAAAAGCGTTTAGAGAACGTGAAAGTTAAGGATGTTCCTGCAACTGAACTTATTGAAAGGATAGAGTTTCCGATTAAAAGTCCAGCAGACCTTCTTCACAAACTTGCTGAAGCTGTAAAGAGTAGGGGTTAG
- the hemA gene encoding glutamyl-tRNA reductase has protein sequence MGDLKLCCLGLSHKTAPVSVREKFAFKGEGLEEALLKLNSMEGVDECMILSTCNRVEIYFTSRSANPFKDPISFLQEVKGATLDELNSFFYRKVDRDAVRHGFYVASSLDSLVVGEPQIVGQFKDAFFTAKELGTVGTVLCRFCETALKVSKRVRTETGISKNAVSISFAAVELAKKIFGDLRGTKVAIVGAGEMAELAVKHLITNGASDVFVVNRTLERARALAEEFGGKPYPLTELASVLKLSDIVISSTGAPGYVITKDLVEGALKSRGGRPIFLIDIAVPRDIEPEVDSLDGVYLYDIDDLQQVVEANIKERLREAEVAKEIIEDYVERFIKWMRELEIAPLIAELKQKAEEIRREVLEKRLHKLNLTPEQEAEVENITRIIINKLLHQPITSVKKKAVEESQNQVVQIFREIFGLGKE, from the coding sequence ATGGGAGATTTAAAGCTCTGCTGTTTGGGTCTCAGCCATAAAACGGCTCCTGTATCTGTAAGGGAGAAGTTCGCCTTTAAGGGGGAAGGTTTAGAAGAGGCCCTTTTGAAACTCAACTCAATGGAGGGAGTTGACGAGTGTATGATCCTCTCAACCTGTAACAGGGTTGAGATCTACTTTACTTCAAGGAGCGCCAATCCTTTCAAGGATCCCATTTCCTTCCTTCAGGAGGTAAAGGGAGCAACCCTTGATGAGCTTAACTCCTTCTTCTACAGGAAGGTTGATAGAGATGCTGTTCGCCACGGCTTTTACGTTGCTTCAAGCCTTGATTCCCTCGTTGTTGGGGAGCCTCAGATAGTGGGCCAGTTTAAGGATGCCTTTTTTACCGCTAAGGAGCTTGGAACTGTTGGAACCGTCCTGTGTCGCTTCTGTGAGACCGCCCTAAAGGTATCCAAGAGGGTAAGGACAGAGACAGGAATTTCAAAGAACGCTGTTTCAATAAGCTTTGCTGCAGTTGAGCTTGCAAAGAAGATATTTGGCGATTTAAGGGGCACAAAGGTTGCAATTGTTGGCGCTGGAGAGATGGCTGAGCTTGCAGTTAAGCACCTTATTACAAACGGAGCTAGCGACGTCTTTGTTGTAAATAGGACCCTTGAGAGGGCAAGGGCCCTTGCTGAAGAGTTTGGGGGGAAACCTTATCCCCTTACTGAACTCGCTAGCGTCTTAAAGCTTTCAGATATAGTAATAAGTTCAACTGGAGCTCCCGGCTACGTTATTACGAAGGACTTAGTTGAGGGAGCTCTAAAGAGTAGGGGAGGAAGACCTATTTTCCTCATAGATATTGCTGTTCCAAGGGACATAGAGCCTGAAGTAGATTCCCTTGACGGAGTTTACCTCTACGACATAGACGACCTTCAGCAGGTAGTTGAAGCCAACATTAAGGAGAGGTTGAGGGAAGCTGAGGTAGCAAAAGAAATTATTGAGGACTACGTTGAGCGTTTCATAAAGTGGATGAGGGAGTTAGAAATTGCTCCCCTTATCGCCGAACTTAAGCAGAAGGCCGAGGAGATAAGGAGGGAGGTTCTTGAGAAGCGCCTTCATAAGCTCAACTTAACTCCTGAGCAGGAGGCTGAGGTAGAGAACATAACTAGGATAATAATTAACAAGCTCCTCCATCAGCCAATTACCAGCGTTAAGAAGAAGGCAGTAGAGGAGAGCCAAAATCAGGTTGTTCAAATCTTCAGGGAAATTTTCGGTCTTGGGAAGGAGTAA
- a CDS encoding flagellar biosynthesis anti-sigma factor FlgM, with the protein MKIDGLSSEVLRLLYGEKSEVNREGKAERRKSSSQDISVEISKEVLNLSPREISREKVERIKEAIKSGNYEVNPHRISEALIREILGDDL; encoded by the coding sequence TTGAAAATAGACGGATTATCATCTGAAGTTTTAAGGCTCCTTTACGGAGAGAAGTCTGAAGTTAACAGGGAAGGGAAGGCTGAAAGGAGGAAAAGTTCTTCCCAGGACATTTCCGTTGAGATCTCAAAGGAAGTTTTGAACCTTTCTCCTCGGGAGATTTCAAGGGAGAAGGTTGAGAGAATAAAGGAGGCCATAAAGAGCGGTAACTATGAGGTAAACCCCCACAGGATCTCTGAGGCTCTAATTAGGGAGATTTTGGGAGACGACCTGTAA
- the pilB gene encoding type IV-A pilus assembly ATPase PilB: MVRADEVKLKQFIAERLGIPLQLLKGDNWEEELIKRKVVSEEKLLSLLSEFFGVPYVDLRKVEIPSDVIKIVPRSTAEKSLVIPFEKKGPVLRLAMADPSDVQTRERIRFTTGFKIQPYVALPFRIKEKLEEVYGKAEEEFFSKLKSEILKESTSSKEEGELEEITISSQVISLDNLKSLANQAPIVKLVNALIMEALKKGASDIHIEPFEKELRIRYRIDGVLHEVGKYQPSIKDAVVARIKVLSGLDIAEKRLPQDGRMKAKYQGREIDFRVSTVPTIYGEKVVLRILDKGSLKLDLSELGLEDREYELLKKAIFSPYGMVLVTGPTGSGKTTTLYSCLLTVNRPEVNIMTVEDPVEYNLYGINQVQVNPEIGLTFARVLRAFLRQDPDIIMVGEIRDTETAEIAIEAALTGHLVLSTLHTNDAPSTVTRLVDMGIEPFLVSSSVILVIAQRLARRICPYCKAPYTYPEEVLLEVGFTPEEIEKLQTYKGMGCEKCDFTGYKGRVALYEVMEVVPEIRDAVVKGKNADEIRKIAKKYGMRTLREIGKIKIAKGITTPEEVLRVTRSY; the protein is encoded by the coding sequence TTGGTTAGGGCTGATGAGGTAAAGTTAAAGCAGTTTATAGCTGAAAGGTTAGGTATTCCTCTCCAGCTTTTAAAAGGCGATAACTGGGAGGAGGAGCTTATAAAGAGGAAGGTAGTCTCTGAAGAGAAGCTCCTCTCCCTCCTTTCTGAGTTCTTCGGAGTTCCCTACGTTGACCTAAGGAAAGTAGAGATACCTTCTGACGTAATAAAGATCGTTCCAAGGAGTACAGCTGAAAAGTCCCTGGTGATTCCATTTGAGAAGAAAGGCCCAGTCTTAAGGCTTGCTATGGCAGATCCTTCAGACGTTCAAACGAGGGAGAGAATCAGGTTTACTACGGGCTTTAAAATTCAGCCTTACGTTGCTCTTCCCTTCAGAATAAAGGAGAAGTTGGAAGAGGTTTACGGTAAAGCTGAGGAGGAGTTCTTCTCAAAGTTAAAGAGTGAAATCCTAAAAGAGAGTACTTCCTCTAAGGAAGAAGGGGAACTTGAGGAAATAACAATTTCTTCTCAAGTAATCTCTCTTGATAACTTAAAGAGCCTTGCCAATCAGGCACCCATTGTAAAACTCGTTAATGCCCTGATAATGGAGGCTTTAAAAAAGGGAGCCTCTGATATTCACATTGAACCTTTTGAAAAGGAGTTAAGGATTCGCTACAGGATAGACGGTGTCCTCCATGAGGTTGGAAAGTATCAGCCCAGCATTAAGGATGCTGTTGTTGCCAGGATAAAAGTCTTAAGTGGTCTTGATATAGCTGAAAAGAGGCTTCCTCAGGATGGTAGAATGAAGGCCAAGTACCAGGGGAGAGAGATAGACTTTAGGGTTTCAACCGTTCCTACAATTTATGGAGAGAAAGTTGTTTTAAGGATTCTTGATAAAGGCTCTCTCAAACTTGACCTTTCTGAGCTTGGCCTTGAAGATAGGGAATACGAGCTCCTTAAAAAAGCAATATTTTCTCCTTACGGAATGGTTCTCGTTACAGGTCCTACCGGTTCAGGTAAGACAACTACCCTTTACTCTTGCCTCTTAACAGTTAATAGGCCTGAAGTGAACATAATGACCGTTGAAGATCCTGTTGAGTATAACCTCTACGGGATAAACCAGGTACAGGTTAACCCTGAAATAGGCCTTACTTTTGCAAGGGTCCTGAGGGCCTTCTTAAGGCAGGATCCCGATATTATAATGGTTGGAGAGATTAGGGATACTGAAACTGCAGAGATTGCAATTGAAGCTGCCCTTACAGGGCACTTGGTTCTATCAACCCTTCATACAAACGATGCTCCGAGTACTGTAACAAGGCTTGTTGATATGGGGATTGAACCTTTCTTGGTTTCTTCATCTGTAATTTTAGTTATAGCTCAAAGGCTTGCTAGAAGGATATGTCCTTACTGTAAGGCCCCTTATACTTACCCCGAGGAAGTTTTACTTGAGGTAGGTTTTACTCCAGAGGAGATAGAAAAGTTACAAACTTACAAAGGTATGGGATGTGAAAAGTGTGACTTTACCGGTTATAAGGGTAGGGTTGCCCTCTATGAGGTTATGGAGGTTGTTCCAGAGATAAGGGATGCAGTAGTAAAGGGTAAAAACGCAGATGAGATAAGGAAGATTGCTAAAAAATACGGAATGAGAACCCTTAGGGAAATTGGGAAAATAAAGATAGCAAAGGGAATTACGACTCCTGAGGAAGTTCTTAGGGTCACTAGGAGCTATTAA